A DNA window from Deltaproteobacteria bacterium contains the following coding sequences:
- a CDS encoding response regulator produces MSNILKKTVLIVDDDADLRNNLEDILGDEGYITLNAGTCSEALSVVRAHKPEVALLDIKLPDGTGTDLLAEIKQYDPDRLCTIVTAYADLDSSLAALKQGAYHYLQKPVRPMELIALLDRAFETVRLRKEKLDARTIPKMIDIELRLYEGLHTINADPMQLEQVVMNLCLNARDAMPNGGRLVLETRNTTLTEAYCKINMECLPGEYVLLSISDTGFGMEPETLDRIFEPFYTTKKNGRGSGLGLSMVYGIVKSHRGHIVCKSGPERGTQFEIYFPAIVTNAVDLLEKEEVRLFPKGGTETILVVDDEQPLLNLVDHMLSRFGYRVLRAQNGELGIELFRQYKDTISLVVLDLIMPGIGGLACLDALLRIDPEVKVLIASDHLTEEQAQKSIRAGAADIIRKPYEWHQMLNVIRGALDKT; encoded by the coding sequence ATGTCGAACATACTAAAGAAAACCGTGTTGATCGTTGACGACGACGCCGACTTGAGGAACAACCTCGAAGACATTCTAGGAGATGAAGGATATATCACCCTGAACGCCGGAACCTGCTCAGAGGCATTGAGCGTTGTCCGGGCGCATAAACCCGAGGTTGCACTTCTTGACATCAAACTTCCGGACGGAACCGGCACGGACCTCCTGGCGGAGATAAAGCAGTACGATCCCGATCGCTTGTGCACCATCGTGACAGCGTATGCGGATCTGGATTCCTCCCTGGCCGCCCTGAAACAAGGGGCCTATCACTATCTGCAGAAACCCGTCCGGCCCATGGAACTGATCGCGCTCCTGGACCGCGCCTTTGAGACCGTTCGACTGCGTAAAGAGAAACTCGACGCGCGCACCATTCCAAAGATGATCGACATCGAACTCCGTTTGTACGAAGGCCTGCACACCATCAATGCCGATCCCATGCAACTGGAGCAGGTCGTCATGAACCTGTGTTTAAATGCCAGAGACGCCATGCCGAACGGCGGCAGGCTTGTGCTGGAGACCCGGAATACGACCTTGACCGAAGCTTACTGCAAGATAAACATGGAGTGTTTGCCGGGAGAGTACGTTCTTCTCTCCATCTCCGATACCGGATTCGGCATGGAGCCCGAGACGCTCGATCGTATTTTCGAGCCCTTCTACACCACAAAGAAAAACGGAAGAGGCTCCGGGCTTGGGCTGTCCATGGTCTACGGAATCGTTAAGAGCCATCGGGGTCATATCGTCTGCAAGAGCGGACCGGAACGGGGAACGCAATTCGAGATTTATTTTCCCGCGATCGTAACCAATGCCGTCGATCTACTCGAAAAAGAGGAAGTCAGGCTGTTTCCCAAAGGAGGGACCGAGACCATCCTGGTCGTGGACGACGAACAGCCGCTGCTGAATCTGGTCGACCATATGTTGAGCAGATTCGGATATCGAGTGCTCAGAGCTCAAAATGGAGAACTCGGCATCGAACTGTTCAGGCAATACAAGGATACGATATCTCTTGTCGTATTGGATCTGATCATGCCCGGCATTGGAGGGCTCGCCTGTCTCGATGCCCTTCTACGCATTGACCCGGAAGTGAAGGTTCTTATCGCCAGCGACCATTTGACCGAGGAACAGGCACAAAAATCGATCCGTGCGGGCGCCGCCGATATCATTCGTAAACCGTACGAATGGCATCAGATGCTGAATGTGATCCGAGGCGCTTTGGATAAAACGTAA
- the nagZ gene encoding beta-N-acetylhexosaminidase, with product MDLMEHAGQIFLVGFSGTKPPVELMSLIGDIRLGGIILFKRNLEEPQQITALADNVQARAKSLNLQPLFNAVDQEGGVVARLGQPFTVFPSQGELPEGTGYGACYDRGALMASDLIRAGFNINLAPVLDVRRLDDSSRTGLRSFSNDPLRVAELGIGLIRGLQQNGVMACAKHFPGLGRATRDPHEELPSVPGSLEKDLIPFRAAIAQDVAGIMMGHALYPDKDPDRQASLSPRLIQGLLRHDLGYRGLVLSDDLEMGAVAKQYSIEESALLAFEAGCDILLVCSRLEKVEDCFRTIMAEVEKSEALKQRLRESVQRILTVKTRRLSFT from the coding sequence ATGGATTTGATGGAACACGCGGGACAGATTTTCCTCGTTGGATTCAGTGGAACCAAACCTCCTGTGGAACTCATGAGCCTCATCGGGGACATACGGCTTGGAGGCATCATTTTATTCAAGCGAAATCTCGAAGAGCCCCAGCAGATAACGGCTTTGGCGGATAACGTGCAGGCCCGCGCCAAGTCCCTTAACCTTCAACCGCTTTTCAACGCTGTTGACCAGGAGGGAGGGGTTGTTGCCAGGCTCGGCCAACCGTTCACCGTATTTCCTTCGCAAGGGGAGCTTCCTGAAGGCACCGGCTATGGTGCATGTTACGATCGTGGCGCCTTGATGGCGAGCGATCTGATCAGAGCCGGATTCAATATCAATCTGGCGCCCGTGCTGGACGTTCGGAGGCTCGATGATTCCTCGAGAACGGGGCTTCGAAGTTTCTCGAACGATCCCTTGCGGGTGGCGGAGCTGGGCATCGGCTTGATTCGAGGCCTGCAGCAAAACGGGGTGATGGCCTGCGCCAAGCATTTTCCCGGTCTGGGAAGAGCTACACGCGATCCCCACGAGGAACTGCCGTCGGTTCCGGGATCGCTGGAAAAGGATCTAATTCCCTTCAGAGCCGCCATCGCTCAGGATGTAGCCGGCATAATGATGGGCCACGCCCTGTACCCGGATAAAGACCCGGACCGTCAGGCGAGTCTATCACCCAGATTAATCCAAGGCTTGTTGAGACATGACTTGGGTTATCGAGGACTGGTGCTGTCCGACGATTTGGAAATGGGCGCCGTAGCCAAACAATATTCGATCGAAGAGTCCGCTCTGCTCGCATTTGAAGCCGGCTGTGACATTCTGCTCGTCTGCAGCCGGCTAGAAAAGGTGGAGGACTGTTTTCGGACCATTATGGCGGAGGTCGAAAAAAGCGAGGCTCTTAAACAAAGGCTCAGGGAATCGGTTCAGCGCATTCTGACCGTGAAAACCCGCCGGCTCTCTTTCACTTGA
- the glgP gene encoding alpha-glucan family phosphorylase, translated as MKPLLKFNVLPALPDRLKSLSDIARNLWFAWNPEVISLFERLDREIWEQSEHNPVHMLNRLNQQTLDDAAADEGFLAHLERVHFVLEDYLASPKCDILDKSTPSNFLVAYFSAEYGIAECLPIYSGGLGILSGDHLKSASDLNVPLVGVGLMYQEGYFRQYLNFEGWQQEIYPKNDFLQLPTTPVKDDRGNALTVEVSFEGRAAYAQIWRVQVGRVPLYLLDTNIEQNPVEFRNTTAQLYGGDREMRLRQEIILGIGGVRALSAMGITPTVYHMNEGHSAFVPFERIRMLREEHGLSFDEAREFVIGSNVFTSHTPVPAGNDYFTAELMGRYFTSYAPRLGLNIQALLGYGRTNPWDNQEDFCMTVLALRLSATSNAVSKLHAAVSRKMWRQVWRHFPVEDIPILPITNGIHIPSWISDEMATLYHRYLGPRWVEDPDHKRLWDRVTSIPDTELWRARERLRVRLVSFARMRLRKQLERRGTSRREIEASQEALNPECLTIVFSRRFATYKRGTLLLRDPDRLDRILNNPKRPVQIIYAGKAHPQDVQGKEYIKRIVQTCMMERFRQRIAFIEDYDIKVSQYLVQGADVWLNTPRRPLEACGTSGMKATANGGLNLSVLDGWWDEAYSLDNGWAIGSGEEYANEEYQDEVEGRNVYDLIEKEVAPLFYARGEDGLPREWIAKMKRSMGDLCPVFNSHRMVEEYTRKCYAPSTANCMALSEHDFEKAKQLARWRQKIMMHWSDVRVTEVTTDSPFTRTSGEGVQVYAKVALGGLSPDDVLVELYYGALDPENNFLDRTTAVMTPIGVEGDGLHRFSGILATSETGKIGATVRVLPYHKFIGNIYAMGQVTWADSA; from the coding sequence ATGAAACCGTTGCTTAAGTTCAACGTACTCCCGGCGCTTCCGGATCGATTGAAATCACTCTCGGACATAGCGCGCAATCTATGGTTCGCCTGGAATCCGGAAGTTATTTCCTTGTTCGAACGTCTGGACCGGGAAATTTGGGAACAGTCCGAGCACAATCCTGTTCACATGCTGAACAGACTCAACCAGCAAACCCTGGATGACGCGGCCGCCGACGAAGGTTTTCTAGCTCATCTGGAACGGGTTCACTTTGTCCTTGAAGACTATCTGGCTAGTCCAAAGTGTGATATCCTGGATAAGTCCACTCCGAGCAATTTCCTTGTCGCCTACTTTTCGGCTGAATACGGCATTGCTGAATGCCTCCCTATCTACTCGGGAGGATTGGGCATTTTGAGTGGGGATCATCTGAAGTCGGCGAGCGATCTGAACGTGCCATTGGTCGGCGTGGGATTGATGTATCAGGAAGGATACTTCCGTCAATACTTGAATTTTGAAGGGTGGCAGCAGGAAATCTATCCGAAGAACGACTTTCTCCAACTCCCCACCACCCCCGTAAAAGACGACCGGGGAAACGCGCTTACCGTCGAGGTTTCCTTCGAGGGACGGGCCGCCTACGCCCAGATCTGGCGAGTGCAGGTGGGCCGGGTTCCCCTGTACCTGCTTGACACGAATATCGAACAAAACCCCGTCGAATTCAGAAATACCACGGCCCAACTCTATGGCGGAGACCGTGAAATGAGGCTCCGCCAGGAAATCATCCTGGGGATCGGGGGGGTACGCGCCCTTAGCGCCATGGGCATCACTCCCACGGTTTACCATATGAACGAAGGCCATTCGGCCTTTGTCCCGTTCGAGCGCATTCGCATGCTCAGGGAAGAGCATGGACTTTCCTTCGACGAGGCGCGGGAATTCGTCATCGGAAGCAATGTATTCACTTCGCACACTCCGGTCCCGGCCGGCAATGATTACTTCACAGCGGAGTTGATGGGCAGATATTTCACAAGCTACGCTCCGAGGCTGGGTTTGAACATTCAGGCTCTTCTCGGATACGGGCGCACGAATCCCTGGGACAATCAGGAGGACTTCTGCATGACCGTGCTGGCTCTGCGCCTATCGGCCACCAGCAATGCGGTCAGCAAGCTGCACGCCGCGGTGTCGAGAAAGATGTGGCGGCAGGTTTGGCGGCATTTTCCCGTGGAGGATATCCCTATTCTGCCCATCACCAACGGCATTCATATCCCATCCTGGATTTCCGATGAAATGGCCACCCTGTATCATCGATACCTGGGCCCGAGGTGGGTCGAGGATCCCGACCACAAACGCCTTTGGGATCGGGTTACGTCAATTCCGGACACCGAACTTTGGCGGGCCAGGGAACGGCTCAGAGTCAGACTGGTATCGTTCGCACGGATGCGGCTAAGAAAACAGCTCGAACGACGCGGAACTTCACGCCGGGAGATCGAAGCTTCACAAGAAGCTTTGAATCCGGAATGTCTGACCATCGTGTTCAGTCGACGTTTCGCCACTTACAAAAGAGGGACCCTGCTCTTGAGGGATCCGGATCGCCTGGATCGAATCCTGAACAACCCGAAACGTCCCGTTCAGATCATTTACGCCGGAAAAGCTCATCCCCAGGACGTGCAAGGCAAGGAGTACATCAAGCGGATTGTTCAGACCTGTATGATGGAGAGGTTTCGCCAACGAATCGCCTTCATCGAGGACTATGATATCAAAGTGTCCCAATATCTGGTGCAAGGGGCGGATGTATGGCTGAACACTCCTCGAAGGCCCCTCGAGGCCTGCGGCACCAGCGGGATGAAAGCCACGGCGAATGGAGGACTCAACCTGAGCGTTCTCGACGGCTGGTGGGACGAGGCATACTCCCTGGATAACGGCTGGGCCATCGGATCGGGCGAGGAATACGCGAACGAGGAATATCAGGACGAGGTGGAAGGCAGAAACGTGTATGACCTGATCGAGAAGGAGGTTGCCCCCCTGTTTTACGCTCGGGGGGAAGACGGCCTGCCGCGGGAGTGGATCGCTAAGATGAAGAGGTCCATGGGCGACCTGTGCCCGGTCTTCAATTCCCATCGTATGGTTGAGGAATACACCCGAAAGTGTTACGCCCCCTCGACCGCGAACTGTATGGCCCTCAGCGAACACGATTTCGAAAAGGCCAAACAGTTGGCCCGATGGCGCCAGAAGATCATGATGCACTGGTCGGATGTCCGCGTTACGGAAGTTACCACGGACAGTCCTTTTACGCGAACTTCGGGCGAGGGTGTGCAGGTTTACGCTAAGGTCGCTCTGGGAGGGCTGAGTCCGGATGACGTGTTGGTGGAGCTGTATTACGGCGCTCTGGATCCGGAAAACAACTTCCTCGATCGCACCACGGCTGTAATGACTCCGATCGGCGTTGAAGGCGACGGCCTCCACCGGTTCAGTGGAATACTGGCCACCTCGGAAACCGGAAAGATCGGCGCCACCGTTCGCGTATTGCCTTACCACAAGTTCATTGGGAATATTTACGCCATGGGGCAAGTAACGTGGGCCGACTCCGCCTGA